DNA from Synechococcus elongatus PCC 6301:
ACATTGATCTGCAACATCCCAGAGGAAAACGTCGCTGGCCCCAGAATGCGCAGGACCTCTTTGACCTCGGGGCGCTGCCATTCGAACCGCAACCGCAGTCCGGCGAGGCCATGGCGAAACTGCGACGGCAACTGAATTAGCCATTGCAGAATTGCGCCCAGTAAAGTGCTGCCCGCCAGCACCAAGCCACCCACGATCGCGAGTTGGGGGCTGGTAATGCGGCTACCGACTTGCCACCAGAGTAGCCCCACACCAGCAATCACGGTCACGCTGGAAAAAAGCGGGCTGATGGAAGGCAGCCAGTAGGTATCGGCAGCGTTGAGGACGCCAAAGCCAATCCCGATCAGACCGGCGAGTAGCGCCATCGGCGCCATAATCCGCAGCTGCAAAACTGCGATCGCTCGCGTTTCTTGACCGGTGGGCGTCAACTCTAAACCGGGTGCGACCAGTCCAATCAGTGGATCGGCAAAGACTACGATTACGACGGTGACGATCAATAAGCTGATGCCGACGAGCGTTGTGATCGTTTCCACCAAGGGGCCACTGTCTTGGCGATCGCGCTTGGCAAGGACGCTGACCATGGCGCTGTGGAAGGGGCCATTGATGCCACCGAGCAGAATTAGCAGAAAGCCTGGAATAACGTAAGCGTAGTTGTAGGCATCAAAGGCAGGCCCGACGCCGAAGGCCGCGGCGATCGCCTGTTGCCGGACCAATCCAAAGACTTTACTGAGTAGGGTAGCCACCGCAACGATGCCAGCAATGCCAGCAAGCGATCGGGCCGGTTTAGAAGCGTCGGGCACAGGATGCGAAAGAATGGATGGCGGCCTGAACAGTCTACGATGCCCCCATGCCTCAGCGGCTCTATACCTATCCCCCTCTGTTGCGGGGGCGCTTGCTCCAGCGCTACAAACGCTTTTTTGCTGATATTGAACTCGACAGTGGCGAGACGATCACGGCTCACTGCCCGAACACGGGGCCAATGACGGGCGTTTGTCAGATGGGCAATCTGGTTTATGTCTCTAAATCAGACAATCCCAAACGGAAGTTGGCCTACACCTGGGAACTGATTGAGGTCACGGATAACGAACCGACTTGGGTGGGTGTCAATACGGGGCTACCGAATCGGGTGGTTCAAGCCCTGCTCGAGCAGCGTTGCTTGCCGGTGTTGGGCGACTATGGCGAGGTGCAGCGCGAGGTCCCGTATGGCGAGAACAGTCGGATTGATTTCCGATTAACGGGCGATCGCCCCATCTATGTCGAGGTGAAAAATACGACTTGGACGGCTGGTCGCCTCGCGCTTTTCCCAGATACCGTCACGACTCGCGGCCAGAAGCACTTGCGGGAGCTGACAGCGATTTTGCTGGAAGCGCGAGCGGTCATGCTCTACTTCATCAATCGGGGCGATTGCACTGCTTTCGCGCCGGGAGATAGCGCCGACCCAACCTATGGGCAGCTGTTGCGGACTGGCATTGCTGCCGGTCTTGAAGTCTATCCCTGCCAATTTCAGATCAGTCCTGAAGGCATTGATTTTTTAGGCGTTGCCCCTTTGCAACTCTAAATAACTGCCGTGCAGTTGTTCAAAATGCACTTGGGTTTCCCTAGAAACCTGCGCTAGGCTGCGATCGCTTCTTTTGCTTTGCTATGAACTACGCTCTTACCCAAGCTGTCCTGACTGGCACCCTTGAGGTGATTACCTTTGGGGGGGCTACCATTCTTGGTGTGGCGGCTGTCCGCAGTTGGATCAAGGATGTTTTAAATCCCGATCGCACGCTCATTCAGCTGCGCCAGCAGCTCCAAGATCTAGAGCGCAAGTTAGAGGAAGCTCCCGAAGACCTACGGCAAATCGGTCGTCTTCGGGCTGAAAATGCGCTCTTAGCTCAAAATAATCAACAACTTGAGCGCCTTGTTAGTCAGTTACAGCAACAGGTTAAGAATCAAGAATCGACCCTTCTAGGATTGGTTCAGGAGAAACAAGAACTGCTGACCCAAGTCGGCGATCGCGATCGCCAAATCGTGCAGTTAACTGCTGATTTGCAAACCCTTGAGGCGCAAGCCCAACAGCGATCGCAGGATTTCCAAGAACTGTTAGAAGAGCGGGAACAAATTCTTGAGGCAATGGAGCTTGCCCAAACTGAGCGGGAACAAATCGCTCAGAATTACCAGCAGCTGCAGGCACAGCAAGGGGGCATGGCCAGCCGCGCCCATAGCCTTGAAGAGCAGAATCGTGATTTGGTCGGAAACATCCAAACCCGCGAGCAGACAATTCTGGAACTACAAGAAAATTTGACTGCCTTGGAAGCGTTGCTGCAGGAGGAACAACTCCGTAGAGCTGAACAAGAAACGCAACTGATTCAAGTGCGTGAACAGCTGCAAATTCTGATTCGTCAGCGTTTAAACCAACAATCGGGCGTTCGGCCGGCAACTATTCGCCGCTGGTTAGGGTCTTAGTTCTGCTGCGATGCGTTAGGAGTCGCTGAAGTTGCTGATCGGCTTGGATCTATCCGCCAGTAGACCCTTCTGCTCTCGAACCTTCAGCTCTGATGTGAGATTTATGCAGGAAAATCAGTTTCCTCAGAGTGGAAAAGCGTTTGCTAACCCAGCCAGACGCTGAATCACGATCGCTGCTGAGTCAGGCTTTCTGCTTCGGCCACTGACTCAGGTCTCGGTTCTTGATTGTCAACCTCCCTGCGACAGCTTTAAGCGCAATAAAACCAATCACTGATATTGAGATTGAATTATGGGTACGGTCTGTTGAGAACTGGTCATCTTGTCATAAATTAGCCTCAAGAAACAAAGTTTCTTGTCGGTGGAATTGCGGCCATTCACTCTCCAAAATCGAGATCATCTCTTCTAAAATATGCTCAGCAGTTACATATTCCGGTTTACAGTTATAAGAATCTCTTTCTTACCTGGGGTTTAGGATGGAGTCGGCGGACGCTGAGTTTCAGAATTCAAGCGCTTCTGCAGAGGCAAGTAATGCTCTTTGCCGGTATCTTGGCAATACCATTCGTGAATTGCGGCAGCGCCACGATTTGACGATTGCAGAGGTCTCTCAGAAGGCTGGAATTTCGCGTGGAATGCTGTCAAAAATTGAGAATGCTCAAACGTCAGCAAGCTTAGAAACTTTAGAGAGGCTTGTCTCAGTCTTGGGAGTCTCTCTGAGTGCTCTTTTTAAGGGCTATGAAGCCTCTTCTGAACAGGTTTTTTTGGTTCCAGAGGGCACTGCCAAAGAAGTTGTTCGACGTGGCACCCGCAACGGCCATACTTATCAGCTTTTAGCGAGTGATCCAACTGCTCAGTTTTGCTTTGAATCGTTTTTGATTACACTTCATGAACGATCAGAGCCGTTTGCTGCTTTTGAACACCCGGGATTTGAGTCGATCTATGTTCTAGAAGGGAAAATGCAGTATCGCCATGGCAGCCAGTCTTACTTGTTAAAAGCGGGTGATGCTCTGACTTTCCAAAGTGATATTCCTCATGGCCCTGAGCTGCTGATTGATCTGCCGATTCGGTTTTTGGCAACAGTTTTTAATTCGAAAGGGCCGATTCCTGACTTCATTGCTTCACCTTCCGTTGAGATTAGTGAAGTGGAAAGCTCAGAAGATGTGGAATAAGAGAGTTGCCCATCCTGAAGTATGGTTCCCGTAATCTGTGCTGGCCTTCGTCGATCAACTACTCTGATCAGAACCGTTTCAGCGAACGCCTGACTGCTGACTGTTCGCGAGCGACTGGCGGGATCACCCACTGACCTCTACCGCGATCGCCGGAGTGGGCGCTAAAGTCTGGGAAGTTTGCGCCGTCCCCCAGACTCCAGCCCATGGCGACTGTTGTGTTTATTGGCTATAGCTTTTTGCATAGCCTGTTGTTGTTCGGAGCCCTGCTGCTCAGTTGGCGATCGCCCGGTTGGGACACGGCCATCCTTGCATTTGTGGCGATCGGGCTGGTCTACGATAACGCGATCGTGGCGGCTGGCCGCTGGATTGGTGAAGGCGATCGCTTGGCGGGTCTGGCACGCTGGCGTTATTTACTTCATATTTTTGGTTCACCACTGTTGATCGTTGCGGGTTGGCAAGTGGCGTTGCGGGCAGGGTTTGCTTGGGCGGAAACATCAACGGCTTTGTGGCTGGCGATCGCGCTGACTGCCAGTCTGATTGGCGTTGACCTCTGGACGCGCTATCGCGGTTTGGAACTTGCCCCCGTCAACTTCGGTGGCACGCTGCGCTATAAAGATGTCCGTTTCAATCCTGAGATTCCTGTCATTCTGACCACGCTGATCCTGCTGGGGCTGGGCGTTCTCTTCGATCGCCAGCGCCAATGGCCGTGGTTGGAAGCGGGAGCGATCGCCATGTTGGTGACCGGCGCTATTCCGATTCGGCTGGTGGGGGTGCTGGCTAGTAATGGCGGTGAAGTGCTGTTTTGCGCCAGTCTGCTGTTGAGTGTGTGGCACTTCAGTCATGGCTAATCTAGACGTCGCGCTGCTACCGAATCACTGGTACGCGATCGCTGCCAGTACTGATCTGGGTTCCACACCGATCGCAGCGTCGCTACTCGATCAACAGCTGGTGGTCTATCGCACTACTGCTGGACAAGTTGTGGTGCTCGACGATCGCTGCCCCCACCGTGGGGCTTCGCTAGCCTGCGGTCAGGTCAAGGGCAACGCGATTGCCTGTCCCTATCACGGTTGGCAATTTGATCTCGATGGTCATTGCGCTCAGATTCCATCTCAGCAGGCTTCGGCACGAATTCCCCAAGCGGCAAAAGTGGCGAGCTATCCTGTCCAGGAGCGCTATGGCTTGATTTGGGTGTTCACCGGCGATCGCGATCGGGCGGCACAAACGCCGTTGTGGGAACTGCCGGAATATGACCAAGCCGGTTGGCGGGTGGTTCAAGGTCAGTTCGATTGGGCGGCAGACTATCGTCGCGTTACCGAAAATGGCATGGATGTGGCCCATTCACCCTTCGTGCATGCCAATTCCTTTGGTGCTAGCGGCAATGAAGTGATCGCCGATTTTGAGTTGGAAAAGAGCGATCTCGGCGCCCAAATCTGGATTCCGATCGAGCCGAAGGCGAACTATCGTGGCAGCTTCAACCTGCTAGGACGCAAGCAAGAAACCCCCAAGGCAGGGCGATCGGGGGCAGCCTTTCACTTACCGAACATCACTCGTATCGATATTGAATTCGGCAACTTTCATTTGATCTTGGTCGGTATTCACCAGCCGATCTCGGCCACAACGACCCGTAGTCACTGGCTCCATGTCCGCAATTTCTTGACGGCAGGCTGGGCGGATGGTGGGACACGCAAACGCACCGCCAAGCTTTTTCAGGAAGATCAAAAGATCATTGAGGGGATTGCTCCTCTGCGCGATCGCAATGAAATTTCGGTTGCCTCCGATCGCCTGCAACTCTACTACCGCCAGCTCTGGCAACAGCACCATTCCTCCCTCGTCGCCCAAGGCTGAACCATGTTTCTCAAGAACTACTGGTATCCCGTGGCGCTGGCTCAGAAGGTCGGCGATCGCCCCCTGTCTGTCACTCTCTGCGGTGAAGCGATCGCCCTCTACCGCGACAGTGCGGGTCAAATTCACGCCTTGAGCGATCGCTGTGTGCATCGGGGTGCAGCACTTTCCGGCGGCTGGGTTGAAAATGACTGTCTCGTCTGTCCGTACCACGGTTGGCAGTACGACGCCCAAGGGCACTGCCGCAAAATTCCTGCCAATACGGAGCAACAGCGCATTCCCTTTGCAGCCAAAGTTCCCCACTATGATGCGATCGAACGCTACGGCCTAGTCTGGCTGTTCTACGGCGATCTACCTGAAGCGGATCGTCCACCCTTGCCGCCCTTGCCGGAATACGACGATCCAGCCTGGCGCACCGTGCAGGGTGAAGTGACCTACACCACCCACTACACCCGCGTCACCGAAAACCTGATGGATTTCGCCCATGCACCCTTCACCCACTCGGGTTCGTTTGGGGCAGCGTCCGATCCATTAATTGAGCCTTACAAAGTCGAACAACTTCCAGACGGTCTACGCGCCCAAACCCAGTTCACAAATCGGCCTATCGCGGCATTTGGAAGCTGTTCAATCGTGGCGATGCCCCACGTACCGTCACCACCACAATCACCCTTTACATGCCCTGCATCGTCCGCACCGAAACGGACTTAGGCAACGGCTTCCGCTTCATTGGCTACGGTGCCAATCTGCCGATCGATGCCGAGACCACCAAGACCTTTTGGCTGACCGTGCGCACCTTCTTTACCGGTGCTTGGGCGGATGGCGACACGGTGCGCCGCAGTCTCAAAATCATCGAAGAGGACAAACGGATCGTCGAAACCCAGCGTCCCAAGATGATTCCCTTGGACGATCGCAGTGAAACCCACGTCGCCGCTGATGCCCTACAAATCGGGCTACCGCAACTTGCTGCGACAAGCCCGCGATCGCGGTTGGGCAATTGCCGAATCTCAGCCAGCCGATCAGGAACTGGTGCCCGCCGCTAAGTAGTCACCCAGCAGTTTCACTGCTTTAGAAACCCCATTCTCTGCCCGTAGCCGTTCCCCGATCGCCTGCGCCCGCGATCGCATTTGCGGATCGCTGACGGCTTGGGCGATCGCAGTCGCCAGAGTCTCAGCCGTCAAACCCTCGCGGGTAATTGGGGATGGCCCTGCCCCTAGTTCTGCGACCCGCTTGCCCCAAAAGGCTTGGTCATTGCCGTAGGCCGTGATGATTGTTGGCAACCCTGCCTGCAAACTCGCTGCCGTGGTACCACAACCACCGTGATGCACTGCCGCTGCGAGGCGCGGAAACAGCAGGCCAAAGGGCGCGGACTCTAGTGGAAACACCGTGTCTGGTAGCTGAGAGCGGTCGATCCGGCTCCAGCCTGCTAGCAAAATGCCCCGCTGATTACTTTTCTGCAGCGCTTCGACTGCGATCGCGGTCAACCGCTCCGGTTCTTGGTCGACCATGCTGCCAAAGCCAATGAACACCGGCGGCTCACCCGCTGCTAGAAAGGCTTCCAGTTCGGGTGAGAGCGTTGCCTCAGCTTCCGGTAGCAGCCAATAACCCGTCAGATGCGCTTGCTCTGGCCAGTCTGCAGGTTTCGGCAAGGTCACTTCACTGAGTGGATGCAAGAAGACTTGCCCTCTGCGCACCAGCTGTTTGTAAGGACTGCTCCAACTCAAGGGCTTCAGTCCTAGATCAGAAATGCGCCACTCGTTGACCGTCTTGCGAGTCGCCACCCAGAGCAATTTATCGACGGCATAGTGACTGAGCCAATTGCCCCAGCCACCTCCCAGCATGAAGTTCGGCGGAAACCAAGGGCTCGCAAAGGCTTGGGTAAACCCGTAGGGCGTGGGCGATCCCAGAAAGCAAGGAATCTTCAGCGCTTCGGCAATATGAGTCGCACCCCGCGCATTCGGCGAAGCCACGATCGCATCCGCATCCTGACAAGCCGCCCAAGAATCCTTGAGAATCTGGCCTAGCAGCTGCGCTGCCGCCGCGACCGTTTCCTTGGAGTAAGCGCCTGATTGCTGCTGCACCCCTTGGGGATCACCCGCCACCAACCGAAACTCCAGCCCCAGCCCTTCCACCATCGACTGATAGTTGGTTGCGTGGCGATCGCCACCTCATAGCCCGCCGCTTTCAGCCCCAAACCCAGCGCCATAAACGGTTGGACGTCACCGCGCGTCCCAATCGTTCAGAATGACAATCCGCATCACTGAATACCCATCCTCCCAGACCTCAACGTCCTATCACCAGACCAACTCTTTAGCCCATATCAGGATGCTGGCTCCGACAAGTTGACTAATTGCGCAGCTAGGCTCTCACCAGTCAAAACCCCACCGACCCTCCTTTTGCGGGGGGCTGGGGGAGTCGAGGCCCCCAGTGCGTGGGTGTGGGGGTGCGCAATCACCCCCACGGACAGAGGCTTTAGATGTCTTCACCAGCAGACCCTCGCAATCCTTTACGCCGCTGGACGAGTTAACAGCAGCATTTGCGTTTCGCCATAGACCGGATCTCGCACCGCTTTCAGTTCCGCCGGAATTCCCGCTGCCGTCAGATCGCTCAGCAGCTGTGCCACGTAGGCATGGCTGCCGCCGCCACTGCCCCGCGTCGGGGAAATGCGCACCTCGCGATCGCAAACCCGATAGAGCTCCAGCACCGATTGGTAGTGGAAGGGATAGTTAAAACCGTCATCGCTGGCGTAGATGAACAGGAAGTTGCCGCAGAGGACGCGATCGAACTGGCGATCGTCGAAAGGCAAGACCGGCAGTGCCGCTTGAATGTAGCGATCGCGATTGGCTTCAAAATCCGCAAGAAATCCAGCTGCTGCCTGACGTGCCGAGCCTTCCACCAAGGCAGGATCTGGTGCCGCATCGCCCAACTGGGCCGAGATGATCGGGAATAGCTGCACAACCGTATCGATATCGGCCTCGATCCGCTGCCGCACGACTTCCAGATCGGGGTCATAGGCCGGATCGACTCCGATCGCTGCGATTCCGAGTGCATTGGCCTCCGATACAAACGAGGCAGGCCCGCCCGAGCAGTCGAGGATGCGATCGCCCTGCCAGTCCGTCGCCTGAAAGCCAAAAATTTGCTCGTACTGGGCCAGGGTCCGGCCGTAAACACAAACTGAAGTGGAGACCGAGTCAGCCATTGCCGCAGCTCTTAACTGCGGTCATTCTAGGGGCTGACGCGATCGCGGCAAGAGCAAGAGAACTGCGATCGCATTCAAAGCAGCCAAACTCCAGAAGAAGGGATCCGCACCGCCGCGATCGTAAACAACGCCCAAGATCAGCGGGCCAATCACCTGGGCGAGGCTCTGCCAGCCCTGGACACTGCCCAAGACCTGACCCTGTTCCTCAGCCGTGACACGCCGCGAAAACAAGCCGCTCAAGGCTGGAATCACAAAGCCGCCGAACAGCGCTGTCAAAATCTGAGCCGGATAGAGCTGGCTTCCTGGAGTGGGCACCTGTGCCAGCCAGAGATAGCCAACGGCCATGCCGCCCAGCCCTATCAACGCCAAGCCCTTTTCTTGGAAGTAGGGCAGTAGCCGCCCGAAGATCAATCCTTGCCCGAGTGCTGACGTAAATCCACCCGCAATCAAGACACCCGCCACTTGCAACGGTGTCCAGCCAAAGCGATTTTGGACGAACAGCACAAACAGACTGGTGAAGCCGGCAAAGGCAAAGTTATAGATGAAGGCACTTGCTAGCGATCGCCGTAGTTTGGGGTTACGACTCACTGCCCAGAGCTGTTTAAGCGGATTGAGATCTTGCCAAGGCACAATGCGGCGACGCTCCGGTGGCAGCGATTCCACGACGGTGAACACCGTTAGGGCTGCGTTGATGAAGGCCAGAATTGCAGCGAACCAAATTGGTAGCCGCAGGTTAATGCCTGAAAGAAGGCCGCCCAGTGCCGGCCCAAACAAAAAGCCCAATCCGAAGGCTGCACCAATCCAGCCAAATTGAGTCGATCGCTTCAGGGGATCCGACTCGCGATCGGCAATGTAGGCTTGGGCGATCGCAAACACCCCACCCGCTAATCCGGCCAAAATCCGTGCCGCAAATAACAGCGGTAGATTCTCAACTAAACTCCCTACCGCAAGTAGCACATAGGCCAGTCCCGTAAACACCAGCGTCAGGATCAGTGGCGGGCGACGACCAAAGCGATCGGAGAGCGAGCCCAGAACGGGCGTCGAAATAAACTGCGCCAAGGTGTAGACGCTGGCAAATGCACCGAGCAGAAAAGCATTGCTGCCAAAGGGGCGGAGCAGTTCCGGCAGGATCGGCAGCAGTAACGTTACCCCCAAGGCATCCATGAAGACGTTGAGCGCAACTGAGAAGAAGGCGAGGCGTTGGCGGGCCATAAGCGGGGGAAATACTGCCACGATTCACGCAGGCTCAGCCAAGCCTGTCAATTCAGACGAGTGAACTGCGATCGCCCCCTAAGATCAAAAGCGGCGCAATTCCCCCAGAATGCATGGACGCAATGGAATTCTTCCGGCAGAGTGCCGGTCAGTGGCGATCGCAGCGAACCACCCATCACCTTGCCTTTCGGCGAGCAGAGAATGGTGACTCCAGCATCTCGGTAGAAGCCCTAGAGAAAGACGATCCGCGCGTCATTGAGATCTGCACCATGCATGAGGTCGATCCGGCTACCGCGATCGGGGGAGCTTACGTCAGTTGGCAAGGGTCGATGGAATGGGATCGCGACGCGGAAGGCCATTCCGGGACGACTGTATTTGCGCTCGTACCCGATGATGCCAGTGGCCGCAGTGGTCAACTTCTGCGCGAGCGGGGCTATGCCGAAATCGTGCCGGTGATCGGTCGCTTCGAGCTCGATGAGAACAACAACCTCAACCTCGTGACCGACTACGAAACCATGAGTGCTGTCGAGCAATTTTGGTTTATGGGGCCTAGCCTACGCCTCCGAGCCAGTACGGTGACTCGCTTTGGGGGGCTGAGCACCGCAGCTTTCTGTGCGGAAGTGCGTCAGACCGAAGCTGCAGCCGACAGTGAACCCCTAAAAGCGGATCAGCTCTACTCCAGCTTGGGTTGGTAGGAAAAGCAGCGATCGTTAAGCTCTGTAAGAATTTCGCGGTTGAATTCCGGTGGCGTTCCCCGACGCCGATATGATTGGGCTTAATCTTCGCAAGAATTCGTAAGGTTAGGGAGTTTTATTGCGTGGCCCTTCCCCTCTTGAACTACGCGCCAACAACGCAAAATTCGCGCGTAGCTGGCTTCGAAGTTCCTGGCGACGAGCAGCCAAAACAGTACAACACCGAAGACCAGTACTCACCGGTCCAATTTGATGAAGTGATTCAGGCGGCCTATCGCCAAATCTTCTTCCACGCCTTCAAGTGCGATCGCCAAACTGTTCTGGAATCGCAGCTGCGGAATGGTCAAATCACCGTTCGCGATTTCATCCGTGGGCTGTTGCTCTCTGCAACCTTCCGTTCCAGTTTCTACGACAAGAACAGTAACTATCGTTTTGTCGAGCAAGTGGTCCAACGGGTGTTGGGTCGCGATGTTTACGGCGAACGGGAAAAAATTGCTTGGTCTTTGGCCGTTGCAACCCAAGGCTATGAAGGGTTCATCGACACTCTGCTCAACAGCGATGAATACCTGAGCAATTTCGGCTACGACAAGGTGCCTTACCAACGTCGTCGCGTCCTGCCGGGTCGCGCCCTGGGCGAAACCCCGTTCAACATCAAATCGCCCCGCTACGACAGCTACTACCGCACGATTCTCGGCTTCCCGAAAGCCGTCTTCGCCGGTGGTCCTGGCAAGCGCTTCCCTGCGCAATACCTCAGTGCCAAAGCGGGTGATCCAGGTGCCTACTTGGCCTTGGCTCGCAGCATCGGTGCTCGTGGTCAAGCCCTGAGTGCTTCGGCGGATATCGATTACCTCAGCAAAGTCCCTTACCGCAAGCGCTAAAGGATCGGGTCACTCCCTAACCATTAGCGTTGCCGAAGCTGTTGCTTTCTTTGAGAGCAGCAGCTTTGTTTTTTGCAGGATCTGGACTGCCAGCGTGAGCGCTAAGCAAGACAGAAAGCCACCTTGCCGAGCGCTCGTGATTTTCCCCACTCGCATGAGGATTTATCGTTGCCAACTCGCAATCAGACTGAGGGGATTATGGCGATCGCCGGTTAACTGAACGCCGCGTT
Protein-coding regions in this window:
- the sfsA gene encoding DNA/RNA nuclease SfsA; amino-acid sequence: MPQRLYTYPPLLRGRLLQRYKRFFADIELDSGETITAHCPNTGPMTGVCQMGNLVYVSKSDNPKRKLAYTWELIEVTDNEPTWVGVNTGLPNRVVQALLEQRCLPVLGDYGEVQREVPYGENSRIDFRLTGDRPIYVEVKNTTWTAGRLALFPDTVTTRGQKHLRELTAILLEARAVMLYFINRGDCTAFAPGDSADPTYGQLLRTGIAAGLEVYPCQFQISPEGIDFLGVAPLQL
- a CDS encoding helix-turn-helix domain-containing protein, whose product is MESADAEFQNSSASAEASNALCRYLGNTIRELRQRHDLTIAEVSQKAGISRGMLSKIENAQTSASLETLERLVSVLGVSLSALFKGYEASSEQVFLVPEGTAKEVVRRGTRNGHTYQLLASDPTAQFCFESFLITLHERSEPFAAFEHPGFESIYVLEGKMQYRHGSQSYLLKAGDALTFQSDIPHGPELLIDLPIRFLATVFNSKGPIPDFIASPSVEISEVESSEDVE
- a CDS encoding aromatic ring-hydroxylating oxygenase subunit alpha, which gives rise to MANLDVALLPNHWYAIAASTDLGSTPIAASLLDQQLVVYRTTAGQVVVLDDRCPHRGASLACGQVKGNAIACPYHGWQFDLDGHCAQIPSQQASARIPQAAKVASYPVQERYGLIWVFTGDRDRAAQTPLWELPEYDQAGWRVVQGQFDWAADYRRVTENGMDVAHSPFVHANSFGASGNEVIADFELEKSDLGAQIWIPIEPKANYRGSFNLLGRKQETPKAGRSGAAFHLPNITRIDIEFGNFHLILVGIHQPISATTTRSHWLHVRNFLTAGWADGGTRKRTAKLFQEDQKIIEGIAPLRDRNEISVASDRLQLYYRQLWQQHHSSLVAQG
- a CDS encoding glycosyltransferase, producing the protein MAGDPQGVQQQSGAYSKETVAAAAQLLGQILKDSWAACQDADAIVASPNARGATHIAEALKIPCFLGSPTPYGFTQAFASPWFPPNFMLGGGWGNWLSHYAVDKLLWVATRKTVNEWRISDLGLKPLSWSSPYKQLVRRGQVFLHPLSEVTLPKPADWPEQAHLTGYWLLPEAEATLSPELEAFLAAGEPPVFIGFGSMVDQEPERLTAIAVEALQKSNQRGILLAGWSRIDRSQLPDTVFPLESAPFGLLFPRLAAAVHHGGCGTTAASLQAGLPTIITAYGNDQAFWGKRVAELGAGPSPITREGLTAETLATAIAQAVSDPQMRSRAQAIGERLRAENGVSKAVKLLGDYLAAGTSS
- a CDS encoding tetracycline resistance MFS efflux pump, with amino-acid sequence MARQRLAFFSVALNVFMDALGVTLLLPILPELLRPFGSNAFLLGAFASVYTLAQFISTPVLGSLSDRFGRRPPLILTLVFTGLAYVLLAVGSLVENLPLLFAARILAGLAGGVFAIAQAYIADRESDPLKRSTQFGWIGAAFGLGFLFGPALGGLLSGINLRLPIWFAAILAFINAALTVFTVVESLPPERRRIVPWQDLNPLKQLWAVSRNPKLRRSLASAFIYNFAFAGFTSLFVLFVQNRFGWTPLQVAGVLIAGGFTSALGQGLIFGRLLPYFQEKGLALIGLGGMAVGYLWLAQVPTPGSQLYPAQILTALFGGFVIPALSGLFSRRVTAEEQGQVLGSVQGWQSLAQVIGPLILGVVYDRGGADPFFWSLAALNAIAVLLLLPRSRQPLE
- a CDS encoding phycobiliprotein lyase, with amino-acid sequence MDAMEFFRQSAGQWRSQRTTHHLAFRRAENGDSSISVEALEKDDPRVIEICTMHEVDPATAIGGAYVSWQGSMEWDRDAEGHSGTTVFALVPDDASGRSGQLLRERGYAEIVPVIGRFELDENNNLNLVTDYETMSAVEQFWFMGPSLRLRASTVTRFGGLSTAAFCAEVRQTEAAADSEPLKADQLYSSLGW
- a CDS encoding phycobilisome rod-core linker polypeptide, with translation MALPLLNYAPTTQNSRVAGFEVPGDEQPKQYNTEDQYSPVQFDEVIQAAYRQIFFHAFKCDRQTVLESQLRNGQITVRDFIRGLLLSATFRSSFYDKNSNYRFVEQVVQRVLGRDVYGEREKIAWSLAVATQGYEGFIDTLLNSDEYLSNFGYDKVPYQRRRVLPGRALGETPFNIKSPRYDSYYRTILGFPKAVFAGGPGKRFPAQYLSAKAGDPGAYLALARSIGARGQALSASADIDYLSKVPYRKR